A part of Myxococcus landrumus genomic DNA contains:
- a CDS encoding alpha-hydroxy acid oxidase, which translates to MTVSIEDLRQRAQRRLPRTVFDYIEGFSDDGFTVTANRRSFERYLFQSRALVDVSAVDHSTTLLGEKLATPIILAPTGLAGLLAPRGEEMAAKAAASRGTVFTLSTMSIGTIEEVASAASTPLWFQLYIWKDRSVTRSLLDRAKAAGYRALCLTVDVPVMGNREQDRRNGFTIPPRIHFSNVLDVLRHLGWVLRMSSSPRATFGNFVGHPALTRTDAVGVARFTNHQFDTSVTWKDVEWLRSLWPGPLVIKGITHPEDARRAVSLGAEALIVSNHGGRQLDFLPAAIDLLPEVVDAVEGRAEVILDGGIRRGSDIAKAIAMGARACMVGRPFLYGLAADGQAGVELALDLLTSELDRTLALLGKPRLSDLDRTALRVDAPASLEPRTSPRHGEPPTSLKPVGGTHDT; encoded by the coding sequence GTGACTGTCAGCATCGAGGACCTGCGTCAGCGAGCACAGCGGCGACTCCCCCGGACCGTCTTCGACTACATCGAGGGCTTCTCCGACGACGGCTTCACCGTCACCGCCAATCGCCGGAGCTTCGAGCGCTACCTCTTCCAGTCGCGCGCGCTCGTGGACGTCAGCGCCGTGGACCACTCCACCACGCTCCTCGGTGAGAAGCTCGCGACCCCCATCATCCTCGCGCCCACGGGCCTCGCGGGATTGCTCGCGCCACGCGGAGAGGAGATGGCCGCGAAGGCCGCGGCGAGCCGGGGCACCGTGTTCACCTTGAGCACCATGTCCATCGGCACCATCGAGGAGGTGGCCTCCGCCGCGTCCACGCCCCTCTGGTTCCAGCTCTACATCTGGAAGGACCGGAGCGTCACCCGCTCCCTCCTGGACCGCGCGAAGGCCGCGGGCTACCGCGCGCTCTGCCTCACCGTCGACGTGCCCGTCATGGGCAACCGCGAACAGGACCGGCGCAACGGCTTCACCATTCCTCCCCGCATCCACTTCTCCAACGTGCTGGATGTCTTGCGCCACCTGGGCTGGGTGCTGCGCATGTCCTCCAGCCCCCGCGCCACCTTCGGCAACTTCGTCGGCCACCCCGCGCTCACCCGCACCGACGCCGTGGGTGTCGCGCGCTTCACCAACCACCAGTTCGACACGTCCGTGACCTGGAAGGACGTGGAGTGGCTTCGCTCCCTCTGGCCCGGCCCCCTCGTCATCAAGGGCATCACCCACCCGGAGGACGCGCGGCGCGCCGTGTCGCTCGGCGCCGAAGCCCTCATCGTCTCGAACCACGGAGGCCGTCAGCTCGACTTCCTCCCCGCCGCCATCGACCTCCTCCCGGAAGTCGTCGACGCGGTGGAGGGTCGCGCGGAGGTCATCCTCGACGGCGGCATCCGCCGAGGCTCCGACATCGCGAAGGCCATCGCGATGGGCGCACGCGCCTGCATGGTGGGCCGCCCCTTCCTCTATGGGTTGGCCGCGGACGGGCAGGCGGGCGTGGAGCTCGCGCTCGACCTCCTCACCTCCGAGCTCGACCGCACGCTCGCCCTGCTCGGCAAGCCCCGGCTCAGCGACCTGGACCGCACCGCCCTGCGCGTCGACGCTCCTGCCTCACTCGAACCCCGCACGTCGCCGCGACACGGAGAGCCACCCACCTCCTTGAAGCCGGTGGGTGGGACACACGACACCTGA
- a CDS encoding phosphoadenylyl-sulfate reductase produces the protein MSAKPSSSSTLARTPKDLLAAAAPFEAAPAEQVLAWVEQQLGERAAIASSFGVEDMVLIDLARKHAPSLRVFTLDTGRLPPETYELIEVVRNRYGIAVETFFPDRARVEALESEQGYFSFRRSLEARKECCAIRKVEPLRRALQGRDGWVTGLRREQSLNRNQVSVVEYDAEHGGLLKLNPLAAWSRKQVWTYVRENGVPYSALHDRGYASIGCAPCTRAVKPYEDERAGRWWWESREHSECGLHPVR, from the coding sequence GTGTCCGCCAAGCCGTCTTCTTCTTCCACCCTCGCTCGTACACCCAAGGACCTGCTCGCCGCCGCCGCGCCCTTCGAGGCCGCGCCCGCCGAGCAGGTCCTCGCATGGGTCGAGCAACAGCTCGGCGAGCGCGCGGCCATCGCCTCGAGCTTCGGCGTGGAAGACATGGTCCTCATCGACCTGGCCCGCAAGCACGCCCCCAGCCTTCGCGTCTTCACGCTCGACACGGGCCGGCTTCCTCCCGAGACGTACGAGCTCATCGAGGTCGTCCGCAACCGCTACGGCATCGCGGTGGAGACCTTCTTCCCGGACCGGGCCCGCGTCGAAGCCCTGGAGTCGGAGCAGGGCTACTTCTCGTTCCGCCGAAGCCTGGAGGCGAGAAAGGAGTGCTGCGCCATCCGCAAGGTGGAGCCCTTGCGCCGCGCGCTTCAAGGCCGCGATGGCTGGGTGACCGGCCTGCGGCGTGAGCAGTCGCTCAATCGCAACCAGGTCTCCGTCGTCGAGTACGACGCCGAGCACGGCGGGCTGCTCAAGCTCAACCCGCTGGCCGCGTGGAGCCGCAAGCAGGTGTGGACCTACGTCCGTGAGAACGGCGTCCCGTACAGCGCACTGCACGACCGGGGCTACGCCTCCATCGGCTGCGCGCCGTGCACGCGAGCGGTGAAGCCGTACGAGGACGAGCGCGCGGGCCGCTGGTGGTGGGAGTCGCGCGAGCACAGCGAATGCGGCCTCCACCCCGTCCGGTGA
- a CDS encoding precorrin-2 dehydrogenase/sirohydrochlorin ferrochelatase family protein — protein sequence MSTVTAIDYPVSLRLEGRRVLLVGGGTVAEGRALALLDAGARLHVISPTLTDTLQRLATAGRLEWESRTYRPGDTRGHALVLSATDDAEVNQHLVAEARASGLWVNTADEPELCDFTLPSVERRGPITLAISTGGHAPALARHLRRELGDHIASHHVWLARLSGWLRRHLPRGPQRQLLLKRLVDGDLGALLARGERGAVFTRLRSELKTWKSSGEPT from the coding sequence ATGAGCACCGTCACCGCCATCGACTATCCCGTGAGCCTCCGGTTGGAGGGCCGCCGCGTCCTGCTCGTGGGCGGCGGCACCGTCGCCGAAGGGCGGGCCCTGGCCCTGCTCGACGCGGGCGCACGGCTCCACGTCATCTCTCCGACCCTCACGGACACCCTCCAGCGCCTCGCCACTGCAGGACGGCTGGAGTGGGAATCGCGGACCTACCGCCCCGGAGACACCCGCGGCCACGCGCTGGTGCTCTCCGCGACGGACGACGCCGAGGTGAACCAGCACCTGGTCGCCGAGGCACGCGCCTCGGGCCTCTGGGTGAACACCGCGGACGAGCCGGAGCTGTGCGACTTCACGCTGCCTTCGGTCGAGCGCAGAGGCCCCATCACCCTGGCCATCTCCACCGGAGGCCACGCGCCCGCGCTCGCCCGACACCTGCGGCGGGAGCTGGGAGACCACATCGCATCCCACCATGTCTGGCTCGCGCGGCTGAGCGGGTGGCTTCGGCGGCACCTGCCGCGAGGCCCCCAGCGGCAGCTCCTGCTGAAGCGGCTGGTGGACGGAGACCTGGGCGCGCTGCTCGCGCGCGGTGAGCGCGGGGCCGTGTTCACGCGGCTGCGCTCGGAACTGAAGACATGGAAGTCATCTGGAGAACCCACATGA
- the cobA gene encoding uroporphyrinogen-III C-methyltransferase → MKESSRGRVYLVGAGPGDPELLTLRAARLLREAHTVVHDRLIHPGVLEHARPHARLIYVGKEGGGESVRQEDINTLLIAQARLGRIVVRLKGGDPFVFGRGAEEALALEAARIPYEVVPGLSAGIAAPSAAGIPVTHRDVSGEVTFATGFRVNGTPDWPFLARAQTLVMFMAGQRLEETTAALVSAGRAASTPAALVEAGTWEHQRVVEGTLADVAAKARDAGLGSPSLLVVGEVVALRARLHTLTTRRDSSAGDVLPRFAEAGND, encoded by the coding sequence ATGAAGGAGTCGTCGAGAGGACGCGTGTACCTGGTGGGAGCAGGCCCGGGAGACCCGGAGCTGCTCACGCTGCGCGCGGCACGCCTGCTGCGCGAGGCCCACACGGTGGTGCACGACCGCCTCATCCACCCCGGGGTGCTGGAGCACGCCCGTCCCCATGCCCGGCTCATCTACGTGGGCAAGGAGGGAGGCGGAGAGTCCGTGCGGCAGGAGGACATCAACACGCTGCTCATCGCCCAGGCCCGGCTGGGCCGCATCGTCGTCCGGCTCAAGGGCGGAGACCCGTTCGTCTTCGGCCGAGGCGCCGAGGAGGCCCTGGCGCTGGAGGCCGCGCGCATCCCGTATGAAGTCGTCCCGGGCCTCTCCGCCGGCATCGCCGCACCCTCGGCGGCGGGCATCCCCGTCACGCATCGGGACGTGTCCGGTGAGGTGACGTTCGCCACCGGGTTCCGGGTGAATGGCACACCGGACTGGCCCTTCCTCGCGCGAGCCCAGACGCTGGTGATGTTCATGGCGGGCCAGCGCCTGGAGGAGACCACGGCGGCGCTCGTCAGCGCGGGCCGCGCGGCCTCGACTCCCGCGGCGCTGGTGGAAGCGGGCACCTGGGAACACCAGCGTGTCGTAGAGGGGACGCTTGCGGACGTGGCCGCGAAGGCGCGCGACGCGGGGCTGGGCTCTCCGTCGCTGCTCGTCGTCGGCGAGGTCGTCGCGTTGCGCGCCCGGCTCCACACACTCACCACCCGAAGAGATTCAAGCGCGGGGGATGTGCTTCCCCGATTCGCGGAGGCAGGAAATGACTGA
- the cysD gene encoding sulfate adenylyltransferase subunit CysD: MTDTIHARSTHLQELEAESIHILRETVAEFANPVMLYSIGKDSQVLLHLARKAFHPAPLPFPLLHVDTTWKFRDMYTFRDNFVARHGLRLIVHQNRKALAEGINPFDHGSQKYTHAMKTQALLEALALHGFDAAFGGARRDEEKSRAKERVFSFRDKHGQWDPRRQRPELWNLYNGRVDAGESMRVFPLSNWTELDVWHYVLRERIPVVPLYFAAERPVIDRNGSLLMVDDERMRLRPGERPTLRKVRFRTLGCYPLSGAIESSATTVESVIHEMVHARQSERQGRLIDHDEEGSMELKKREGYF, from the coding sequence ATGACTGACACCATCCACGCACGCTCCACCCATCTCCAGGAGCTGGAGGCGGAGAGCATCCACATCCTCCGGGAGACGGTGGCGGAGTTCGCCAACCCGGTGATGCTCTACAGCATCGGCAAGGACTCGCAGGTGCTGCTGCATCTGGCGCGCAAGGCCTTCCACCCCGCGCCCCTGCCCTTCCCGCTGCTCCATGTCGACACCACGTGGAAGTTCCGGGACATGTACACGTTCCGGGACAATTTCGTGGCCCGGCACGGGCTGCGGCTCATCGTCCACCAGAACCGCAAGGCACTCGCCGAGGGCATCAACCCCTTCGACCACGGCAGCCAGAAGTACACCCACGCGATGAAGACACAGGCGCTGCTGGAGGCGCTCGCGCTTCACGGCTTCGACGCGGCGTTTGGGGGTGCCCGCCGCGACGAGGAGAAGTCCCGCGCCAAGGAGCGCGTGTTCTCCTTCCGGGACAAGCATGGCCAGTGGGACCCGCGCCGGCAACGGCCGGAGCTGTGGAACCTCTACAACGGCCGCGTGGATGCGGGAGAGAGCATGCGCGTCTTCCCCTTGTCCAACTGGACGGAGCTGGACGTGTGGCACTACGTCCTGCGCGAGCGCATCCCCGTGGTGCCGCTCTACTTCGCCGCCGAACGCCCCGTCATCGACCGGAACGGGTCACTGCTCATGGTGGACGACGAGCGCATGCGCCTGCGCCCAGGTGAGCGCCCCACCCTGCGCAAAGTGCGCTTCCGCACGCTGGGCTGCTACCCGCTCAGCGGCGCCATCGAATCCTCCGCCACCACGGTGGAGTCCGTCATCCACGAGATGGTCCACGCGAGGCAATCCGAGCGGCAGGGCCGGCTCATCGACCACGACGAGGAAGGCTCCATGGAGCTGAAGAAGCGCGAGGGATACTTCTAA
- a CDS encoding GTP-binding protein, with protein sequence MDTALQAALPTDVQQLLDEHSNRALLRLAVVGSVDDGKSTLIGRLLYECDGLFEDQISAVRRASAKRAAARTEVPPEVLAQGLKAAAGAGDEEELDFSLFTDGLRAEREQGITIDVAYRYLSTARRKIIIADTPGHLQYTRNMATGASTADAGVILVDARLGVLPQTRRHAYIASLLGIPYLAVVVNKMDLVGYDRATFERIGTELADFAITLGFEGVRLFPVSASRGDNITRASTRTPWFDGGTLLSWLESLPHQRRLDGAPFRFPVQYVLRPHQDYRGLAGQVASGTVRVGDEVQVLPSGRRTRVEAIDTFDGPREEASATASITLRLADEVDASRGDVLAHVNQPPLALQHLDAMLVWFGEQPLDATRRYLVKQATRTAPAHIERVLWRKELEDLSEVPAESLSLNDIGRVRLVCRRPLLCDPYQENRRTGAFIVIDALTHDTVGAGMVLGPAETTSRGAQSLVSRDERWKHLGQSGAVVLLPATPDSEHRAFALERALFDRGLHVATVNGDVEVAQALARAGLLVLVHAHAPQVRRTLREETRDTGTGWWELEESESVERWTERLASTRGNKS encoded by the coding sequence ATGGACACCGCACTCCAAGCCGCACTCCCTACCGACGTCCAGCAGCTCCTCGACGAGCACTCCAACCGCGCGCTGCTGAGGCTCGCCGTGGTGGGCTCCGTGGACGACGGAAAATCTACGCTCATCGGTCGCCTCCTCTACGAATGCGACGGGCTCTTCGAGGACCAGATCTCCGCCGTGCGCCGCGCCAGCGCGAAGCGAGCCGCGGCCCGGACGGAGGTTCCTCCCGAGGTGCTCGCGCAAGGACTGAAGGCCGCCGCGGGCGCGGGGGATGAGGAGGAGCTCGACTTCTCGCTCTTCACCGATGGCCTGCGCGCGGAGCGGGAGCAGGGCATCACCATCGACGTGGCCTACCGGTACCTGTCCACGGCGCGACGGAAGATCATCATCGCGGACACGCCGGGGCACCTTCAGTACACGCGGAACATGGCCACGGGCGCGTCGACCGCGGACGCGGGCGTCATCCTGGTGGATGCGCGGCTGGGAGTCCTGCCGCAGACGCGGCGCCATGCGTACATCGCCTCGCTGCTGGGCATCCCCTACCTCGCGGTGGTGGTGAACAAGATGGACCTGGTGGGCTACGACCGCGCCACCTTCGAGCGCATCGGCACGGAGCTGGCGGACTTCGCCATCACCCTCGGCTTCGAGGGCGTGCGGCTGTTCCCCGTCAGCGCCAGCCGGGGCGACAACATCACCCGCGCCAGCACGCGCACCCCCTGGTTCGATGGCGGCACGTTGCTGTCGTGGCTGGAGTCGCTGCCCCATCAACGCCGGCTCGACGGCGCGCCCTTCCGCTTCCCCGTCCAGTACGTGCTGCGCCCGCACCAGGACTATCGCGGGCTCGCGGGGCAGGTGGCCTCCGGCACGGTGCGAGTGGGTGACGAGGTGCAGGTGTTGCCCTCGGGACGCAGGACCCGCGTGGAAGCCATCGACACCTTCGATGGTCCCCGGGAGGAAGCCTCCGCCACCGCCTCCATCACCCTGCGTCTGGCGGATGAAGTGGACGCCAGCCGAGGTGACGTGCTGGCGCATGTGAACCAGCCGCCCCTGGCCCTCCAGCACCTGGACGCGATGCTGGTGTGGTTCGGGGAGCAGCCGCTGGACGCGACGCGCCGCTACCTGGTGAAGCAGGCCACGCGCACCGCGCCCGCGCACATCGAGCGCGTGCTGTGGCGCAAGGAGCTGGAGGACCTGTCGGAAGTCCCGGCGGAGTCGCTCTCGCTCAACGACATCGGCCGGGTGCGGCTCGTGTGCCGGCGTCCCCTGCTGTGCGACCCGTACCAGGAGAACCGCCGCACCGGCGCCTTCATCGTCATCGACGCGCTCACCCACGACACCGTGGGCGCGGGCATGGTGCTCGGCCCCGCGGAGACCACGTCGCGCGGCGCGCAATCCCTGGTCAGCCGCGATGAGCGGTGGAAGCACCTGGGCCAGTCCGGCGCCGTCGTCCTGCTCCCCGCCACGCCCGACAGCGAGCACCGCGCCTTCGCGCTGGAGCGCGCGCTGTTCGACCGGGGCTTACATGTGGCCACCGTCAACGGAGACGTGGAGGTGGCGCAGGCCCTGGCACGCGCGGGGCTGCTCGTGCTGGTGCATGCACACGCGCCCCAGGTCCGCCGCACGCTGCGCGAGGAGACTCGCGACACGGGCACGGGTTGGTGGGAGCTGGAGGAATCCGAATCCGTGGAGCGCTGGACCGAGCGCCTCGCGTCCACGCGGGGGAACAAGTCATGA
- a CDS encoding assimilatory sulfite reductase (NADPH) flavoprotein subunit, which produces MSASSPGVLPRPTSPFVDAVLGAEKSTQLLRLVEGLDPAALHWLSGYAAGLAVRTGTGAVLSVPITSVESPAQATEAPTSPLTIVYGTQTGNSRHLAERLKRQTEGAGLPVRLIRASDYPVRELAREKFLAVVISTQGDGDPPDDSRGFYEYVLGKRAPRLEGLRFTVLGLGDSSYPKFCEVGRVLDARLAELGATRLTERADCDLDFEPIAAGWLDQTLARTREALEPRAPAVATVVPLRGAPALPTVGKEAPFSAAVLVNQRITGRGALKDVRHVELSLEGSGLEYLPGDSLGVWAPNASELVQAVLTHQRLDGAEPVTRDGKTLPLSRWLTDELELTRLSRPFLERHATLAASTALQALLSPSGAESFRALLKSHQVIDVLRQHPAKWGAKELVLALRKQTPRLYSIASSPKRVGAEAHLTVSVVDYTAFGERHLGNASYHLATRGTEEDTVRVFVESNDRFRLPEDASRDVVMIGPGTGVAPFRAFVQERAEVGARGRNWLFFGEQHFRSQFLYQTEWQEALKKKTLHRLSVAFSRDTAEKVYVQHRLREQGKELFAWLEGGASLYVCGDAQRMAPDVHEALIDVVAQHGDRSREAAEDWLKTLRDERRYLRDVY; this is translated from the coding sequence ATGAGCGCCTCATCCCCCGGGGTCCTCCCCCGGCCGACGTCGCCCTTCGTCGACGCGGTGCTGGGCGCGGAGAAGAGCACGCAACTGCTGCGGCTCGTGGAGGGACTGGACCCGGCGGCCCTGCACTGGCTCAGCGGCTATGCCGCGGGCCTCGCCGTCCGGACGGGCACGGGCGCCGTGCTCTCCGTCCCCATCACCTCCGTGGAGTCTCCCGCGCAGGCCACGGAAGCCCCCACCTCGCCGCTCACCATCGTCTACGGCACCCAGACGGGAAACAGCCGTCACCTCGCGGAGCGGCTCAAGCGACAGACGGAGGGCGCGGGCCTCCCGGTGCGGCTCATCCGGGCCAGCGACTACCCGGTGCGAGAGCTGGCGCGCGAGAAGTTCCTCGCCGTGGTTATCAGCACGCAGGGAGATGGAGACCCACCCGACGACTCGCGCGGGTTCTACGAGTACGTGCTCGGCAAGCGTGCCCCGCGATTGGAGGGGCTGCGCTTCACGGTGCTCGGGCTCGGGGACTCCAGCTACCCGAAGTTCTGCGAAGTGGGGCGGGTGCTCGACGCGCGGCTGGCGGAGCTGGGGGCCACGAGGCTCACGGAGCGCGCGGACTGCGACCTGGACTTCGAGCCCATCGCCGCGGGCTGGCTGGACCAGACGCTGGCCCGCACGCGCGAGGCGCTGGAGCCTCGTGCGCCCGCTGTCGCCACCGTCGTCCCGCTGCGAGGAGCACCGGCCCTGCCCACCGTGGGCAAGGAGGCGCCTTTCAGCGCGGCGGTGCTCGTCAACCAGCGCATCACGGGCCGAGGCGCGCTCAAGGACGTCCGCCACGTCGAGCTCTCGCTCGAAGGTTCCGGCCTGGAGTACCTCCCCGGCGACTCGCTGGGGGTCTGGGCGCCCAATGCTTCCGAGCTGGTGCAGGCCGTGCTGACGCATCAGCGGTTGGACGGAGCCGAGCCGGTGACTCGCGATGGGAAGACGCTGCCCCTGTCGCGTTGGCTCACGGACGAGCTGGAGCTGACCCGGCTGAGCCGTCCCTTCCTGGAGCGCCATGCCACGCTCGCGGCGAGCACCGCGCTCCAGGCGCTGCTGTCACCATCGGGGGCTGAGTCCTTCCGCGCGCTGCTGAAGAGCCATCAGGTCATCGACGTGCTCCGTCAGCATCCCGCGAAGTGGGGCGCGAAGGAGCTGGTCCTCGCGCTGCGCAAGCAGACGCCTCGGCTGTACTCGATTGCCTCCAGTCCCAAGCGGGTGGGCGCTGAAGCCCACCTCACGGTGTCGGTGGTCGACTACACCGCCTTCGGTGAGCGCCACCTGGGCAATGCGTCGTACCACCTGGCCACGCGGGGCACGGAGGAGGACACCGTCCGCGTCTTCGTGGAGAGCAATGACCGCTTCCGGCTCCCGGAGGACGCCAGCCGCGACGTGGTGATGATTGGCCCAGGCACGGGCGTCGCGCCCTTCCGGGCCTTCGTCCAGGAGCGAGCCGAGGTGGGCGCCAGGGGCCGCAACTGGCTCTTCTTCGGAGAGCAGCACTTCCGCAGCCAGTTCCTCTACCAGACGGAGTGGCAGGAGGCGTTGAAGAAGAAGACGCTGCACCGGCTCTCGGTCGCCTTCTCTCGCGACACGGCGGAGAAGGTCTACGTCCAGCACCGCCTGCGTGAGCAGGGCAAGGAGCTCTTCGCGTGGCTGGAGGGCGGTGCCTCCCTCTACGTGTGCGGCGACGCCCAGCGCATGGCCCCCGATGTCCACGAGGCGCTGATCGACGTCGTCGCCCAGCACGGCGACCGGAGCCGCGAGGCCGCCGAGGACTGGCTCAAGACCCTGCGTGACGAGCGCCGCTACCTCCGCGACGTCTACTGA
- the cysI gene encoding assimilatory sulfite reductase (NADPH) hemoprotein subunit yields MSTQPKPLSEVEHIKANSRLLRGTLAESLADPVTGAISSADTSLIKFHGSYQQDDRDSREERRQQKLEPAYSFMLRTRLPGGVCTPAQWLVMDGLAREHANGSLRITTRQAFQLHGILKGDLKPTIARINASLIDTLAACGDVNRNVLCNPNPADTRVHEVVYGWAVRLSEHLLPKTRAYYELWLDEEKVAGGEEEPMYGATYLPRKFKVAVAVPPENDVDLFAHDLGYIAIIEEGTLVGFNVTVGGGLGATHGDANTFPRLADVIGFVPPERMLVVAEEVLKLHRDFGDRGNRKRARLKYVLEDRGAAWFTQELERRLGFTLEPARPFTFEHNGDRFGWREGHDGRWHVTLHLDSGRVADRPDAPHLTGLREIARIHTGDFRLTPNQNLVIAGIAPEARERIEALIRDHRLDGFKNASPLRRNALACVALPTCGLAMAEAERYLPTFVERVEDRLTAHGLQDANILLRITGCPNGCARPYLAEIALVGKAPGRYNLHLGGDIRGQRLNRLYRENVDEATILAVLDPLFAAYARERLRGEGFGDYVVRAGHVPAAPSRSSQAA; encoded by the coding sequence ATGAGCACTCAACCCAAGCCTCTTTCCGAGGTGGAACACATCAAGGCGAACAGCCGCCTGTTGCGCGGGACGCTGGCGGAGAGCCTCGCGGACCCGGTGACGGGCGCCATCTCCTCGGCGGACACCAGCCTCATCAAGTTCCACGGCAGCTACCAGCAGGACGACCGGGACTCGCGAGAGGAGCGCAGGCAGCAGAAGCTGGAGCCCGCCTACAGCTTCATGCTCCGCACCCGCCTGCCCGGCGGTGTCTGCACTCCCGCCCAGTGGCTCGTCATGGACGGACTTGCGCGGGAGCACGCCAACGGCTCCCTGCGCATCACCACCCGTCAGGCGTTCCAGCTCCACGGCATCCTCAAGGGAGACCTCAAGCCGACGATTGCCCGCATCAACGCCTCCCTCATCGACACCCTGGCCGCGTGCGGCGACGTCAACCGCAACGTCCTGTGCAATCCCAACCCCGCGGACACCCGCGTCCATGAGGTGGTGTACGGCTGGGCCGTGCGCCTCTCCGAGCACCTGCTGCCAAAGACTCGCGCGTACTACGAGCTCTGGCTGGACGAGGAGAAGGTCGCCGGTGGCGAAGAGGAGCCCATGTATGGGGCCACCTACCTGCCTCGGAAGTTCAAGGTCGCCGTCGCGGTGCCGCCCGAGAACGACGTGGACCTCTTCGCCCACGACCTCGGCTACATCGCCATCATCGAGGAGGGAACCCTCGTGGGCTTCAACGTCACCGTGGGCGGTGGACTCGGCGCCACGCATGGGGATGCGAACACCTTCCCTCGGCTGGCGGATGTCATCGGCTTCGTCCCGCCCGAGCGGATGCTCGTGGTGGCCGAGGAGGTGCTCAAGCTGCACCGCGACTTCGGAGACCGGGGCAATCGCAAGCGGGCGCGATTGAAGTACGTCCTGGAGGACCGGGGCGCCGCGTGGTTCACGCAGGAACTGGAGCGTCGCCTGGGCTTCACCCTGGAGCCCGCGCGGCCCTTCACCTTCGAACACAACGGCGACCGCTTCGGCTGGCGCGAGGGCCACGACGGACGGTGGCATGTCACGCTGCACCTGGACAGCGGGCGCGTGGCGGACCGGCCCGATGCACCGCACCTCACCGGCCTGCGGGAGATTGCACGCATCCACACCGGGGACTTCCGGCTGACGCCCAACCAGAACCTGGTCATCGCGGGGATTGCACCCGAGGCCCGGGAGCGAATCGAGGCGCTCATCCGAGACCACCGGTTGGATGGGTTCAAGAACGCGAGCCCCTTGCGGCGCAATGCCCTGGCCTGCGTGGCCCTGCCCACGTGCGGACTCGCCATGGCCGAAGCCGAGCGCTACCTGCCCACCTTCGTGGAGCGCGTGGAGGACCGGCTCACCGCGCACGGACTCCAGGACGCGAACATCCTGCTGCGCATCACCGGCTGCCCCAACGGGTGCGCCCGTCCGTACCTCGCGGAGATTGCGCTCGTGGGCAAGGCGCCCGGCCGCTACAACCTCCACCTGGGAGGAGACATCCGAGGCCAGCGACTCAACCGTCTCTACCGGGAGAACGTGGACGAGGCGACCATCCTCGCGGTGCTCGACCCGCTGTTCGCGGCCTATGCGCGGGAGCGCCTGCGTGGAGAGGGCTTCGGCGACTACGTGGTGAGGGCGGGCCACGTCCCCGCCGCCCCCAGCCGCTCATCCCAAGCCGCCTGA
- a CDS encoding HD domain-containing protein, with the protein MGDSPVTLQAEGIQRIIGFILELDKLKGVTRKVKPLGLSRYENSAEHSWQLAMLALSLSHHAPSGIDLDRVVRMLLVHDVGEIDTGDTLAFVEGGWKERKAAELAAVERIFGLLPAPHGEQFLSLWKEFEQGETAEARYANAVDRAMPVLLNLANEGQSWRENGISHERVVARIAPPIQAGCPALWAYLESRLTEARQRGWFGA; encoded by the coding sequence ATGGGCGACAGTCCCGTGACACTTCAGGCCGAGGGGATTCAGCGCATCATTGGCTTCATCCTGGAGCTGGACAAGCTGAAGGGGGTGACCCGCAAGGTCAAACCCCTGGGGCTCTCCCGCTACGAGAACTCGGCGGAGCACAGCTGGCAGCTCGCCATGCTGGCCCTGTCGCTGTCACACCATGCACCGTCTGGCATTGACCTGGACCGCGTGGTCCGGATGCTGCTCGTGCACGACGTCGGCGAAATCGACACCGGTGACACGCTGGCGTTCGTGGAGGGCGGCTGGAAGGAGCGCAAGGCCGCCGAGCTCGCGGCGGTGGAGCGAATCTTCGGCCTGCTCCCCGCGCCCCACGGTGAGCAGTTCCTCTCGCTGTGGAAGGAGTTCGAGCAGGGCGAGACGGCGGAGGCGCGCTATGCGAATGCGGTGGACCGCGCGATGCCCGTGCTGCTGAACCTGGCCAACGAAGGTCAGAGCTGGCGGGAGAACGGCATCAGCCACGAGCGGGTGGTGGCACGCATCGCCCCGCCCATCCAGGCGGGGTGTCCCGCCTTGTGGGCGTACTTGGAAAGCCGGCTGACGGAGGCCCGTCAGCGCGGCTGGTTCGGCGCCTGA